One Bythopirellula goksoeyrii genomic window, CCTTTTCGCCACGTAGCGTACGGATCACAGAGATAAACCTCCATCACGACGTTTCGAGTAAATCGCTGATGCTCCGTCGGAGGCATTCAAGAAGATCTTTCATCTGTCGATTCGCTTCCCATATGGTGCAACGGAGAGAATCAGTTTGACATGCAGTAGGCTTTCTGGCAAAAAGTGCGAGGAAACCCAGGTGACGAGCTTTCTGAACAGCTGCGGTTGGCCTCGATTCTCGAAGGTCAGCCAGTACAAGCAAGCAATTGCCTTCAGAGATTCGCTGACAATTGGCTATCGATTCTCGACTACTTCTTTGGCACTGTGGAAATTCTAATACATGCTAAAAGGTGCTAATACTTGCTAATCAACTGCCACCGCTACCAAAAACCTCTTCAGATGGCTGAAGTGTTACTTCCAGCCATCATAGGGATAGAAGCGGTCCACTTGGGTCCCAGGAGCGATTACTTCAAACTTCAACTTTTCTGGAATGTGATAATTACTATATTCAGTAGTTCCCAATACGACATGCTTCAGTAGTTTTCTGTAAGTCTTTGATAGGCTTCATATTCGATGCCTTGCTTGCGGTCGGCTCCGAGGTGCTTTCCAACGACTTGGCTGATCCAGAGCAGCATTTCTCGGAAGCGGAGTAACTTTAGGAATAGTTGCGGTTGGTCGCTCCATTTTCCTTTGGCCATCTTGAAATGCAGCCAGACCCAAACGTTTCGCAGCACCAAGGCGATGCCAACAAAAAGCAGCCGCAAGGCGGGGTCCCGGGTACAGGTCTTGATCCGCGCTTCGTTCATCTGGCGATAGCTGGTCTCGATGCCAAAGCGAGTGCGGTAGGTTTCGCGAATCTCTTTGGGGGTCAGGCGAACTTTCCAAACCGCGTACATCAGCTTCTTGGTGCGACGCTTGCCGGACTTCTTGTGCGTATACCTCTTGCTGGCAACGCAGATCGTGAGCTGGGTACGGCGAGTTTTGCCGTCGATCTTGCCTTGATGACGATAACGATAGTAACCGTTCTTCTTCTTTTGGATCGCACGCAGACCCGTCGCCTGCTTGCCACGCTTCGGTTTGCGACCCCGCACGACCGCTGGAATAATGAAACCGTGCCCAGCACGCTTCAAGTAAGACATCACCTCGACGTTGAAAAACTCCTTGTCTAGCAGGAGAAATCGTATTTTCACCTGCCGACGACGAACGATGACCAGCAGCCGCTGGAGCACTGCCTTGAGCTTCTCGCCATGCTCCACAGGGGTCAAAGCGAGTGTATAACGATGGCCTTTGTGGACCACCGCCACGGTCGCGTAGGCATGAAAGTGTGTTGTGCCACTCTTGGGTGCGCTGCGATAGATTTCCTTTTCGTGCTCCAGTGGCTGACCGTGATAGGGAATCAACGTTAGATCGACGGCTATTCTCCGCCGCTTGCGAAACAGGGCTTTGGGAAGTTCGGTTACCAGCGAGCGATTCAGTCGACGCTCCAGTTCGGAGATATCGGGGAGCGATGAGTCGAGCGCATTGCGAATCGTTTGGTCGCACGGTGCATCGGCCAAGTCGCGACACACAGCGAAAACGCTGGTCATCCGCGCCGCTGCGATCAACAGAATCTCGAATAACGTGCTGGCAGTGCATTTAGTCCCTTTGTACTCCAACTTCAAAGACCTAGCCAGCCAATCGTTGGCATAGCCGTGTACTTCATTCTTGGTAACGATATAATCCTGTTGTGAACGCATGGCTCCCTCCTTGGAGAATGATTTGATTTGACAAAAACCATTGTCCTGAGGGACCTTGCGTTCACCTTTAGAAATCTTGCGTATTGGGAACTACTGAATTTCAAAACACGTTCTAAGGCGAAAAATGCGATGTTCGCACGCACCAACATCGAGTAAGCGCTTTGTTATGAAGTGAAAGCCGACTTTAAGAAATGCGTTCGCCTGAACTGCATCACTCACCTAAGTACTCGTTTACGCAGCATCTCGTTTTCGGCCTTCAAGAACTCAATCTGGCGACGGAGGTCGTCTTCCGAAGAAGCTGCCAACAGGAAAAGCAACGGAGAGAATCAGTTTGACATGCAGTAGGCTTTCTGGCAAAAAGTGCGAGGAAACCCAGGTGACGAGCTTTCTGAACAGCTGCGGTTGGCCTCGATTCTCGAAGGTCAGCCAGTACAAGCAAGCAATTGCCATGGGCCAAAGAAGTAGTAAAATGCTCTAACTGCTTACGTGTGAGTGTCTTAGCTCGATTAGTGGTGGGAGGCTCATAACCTCGAGGTCGTCGCCAAGTGTTCTTCTTTCTCGGTTCTCGTCTTGAAACATCTCTGGAGATTATCGTTGAATATTAGGCCTTTCCTTCAGAGTTGCTTCTCTGCTTTTTCCTTCTGGGGATTGGTTGTTGCGACTTTTTTCTTTGCAGCGTCGCTAACTCCCTCGCTTTTGCCGCGACAATTTGCCGTACAAGGTTTGCTCTCGGGGCTAGCACTTACTGTCGGTTATGGCATGGGAGTTTTTTTTGTTTGGCTTTGGGGTTATCTCGAACTCCCTCGACCGAATGCCACGCTCGATCGCTTGAGTAAGCAACTTACAGTGGCTGGAGTCGCCGTGGTTGCAATTCTCTTTCTCTGGCGCGCGACGATTTGGCAAAACTCGATCCGTCAACTCATGGAAATGAATCCCGTGGCGACGGCATATCCTTGGCGGGTTGCCCTGATCGCATGTGTGACGGCCGTGATCCTAATCCTGGCAATCCGCGGTTTGCGAAGAGGCTGGCTTTACTTGCACGCCCAAGTGAATCGCGTGGTGCCACGGCGCGTTTCATACGTCCTCACGACAATTGCCATTGCTATATTCGTGCTATTGGTGGCCAATAAAGTCATTGCCAAGTGGGCGTTGGATGTTGTGGACAACGCTTTCCTTCAACTTGATGAATACGTAGAGGAAGCGATCGAGGCGCCAGTTGATGCGCTCGCCTCTGGAAGCACCGAGTCGCTAATTGATTGGGATTCGATTGGACGGCAAGGAAAGCGCTTTATCACTACTGGACCCACACAGGAACAAATTAGTGAGT contains:
- a CDS encoding ISH3 family transposase — translated: MRSQQDYIVTKNEVHGYANDWLARSLKLEYKGTKCTASTLFEILLIAAARMTSVFAVCRDLADAPCDQTIRNALDSSLPDISELERRLNRSLVTELPKALFRKRRRIAVDLTLIPYHGQPLEHEKEIYRSAPKSGTTHFHAYATVAVVHKGHRYTLALTPVEHGEKLKAVLQRLLVIVRRRQVKIRFLLLDKEFFNVEVMSYLKRAGHGFIIPAVVRGRKPKRGKQATGLRAIQKKKNGYYRYRHQGKIDGKTRRTQLTICVASKRYTHKKSGKRRTKKLMYAVWKVRLTPKEIRETYRTRFGIETSYRQMNEARIKTCTRDPALRLLFVGIALVLRNVWVWLHFKMAKGKWSDQPQLFLKLLRFREMLLWISQVVGKHLGADRKQGIEYEAYQRLTENY